The proteins below are encoded in one region of Engystomops pustulosus chromosome 8, aEngPut4.maternal, whole genome shotgun sequence:
- the CFAP221 gene encoding cilia- and flagella-associated protein 221 isoform X1, which produces MEVATFANYNISKQKKVLFPSPAAPPSSSAPLNSFVEKDVRAVPNHLLESRVYMTLGSNVSIAADPGTLHFAAFEVGKCHHRTLRLVNLSSEVSGVHIIPPQSPYFTINYRKASRLAPGLALQVDVQFVADEWRYYYDCIRIHCKGEETLLVPLHAFPSMELLHFPSHITLSDVALGQSAHYILQLRSTCPVDFEFCIICSQPHKDFEIWPTSGMVPGAGEVDVTVTYTPSSYGTAQITLELLISEFNAKPRLCVVSGTCSPKWTVKKEQPKDVQVPPKRRPQGSQRPSFEGSRKKRQLQSLQQNACQVTEFQNLRSPINLSNPHAVSTVLNQKLEERRVRDLHPGSEKVQTRQEKETWLQQVIQRDVAEEEANQLRWQVHLGHDPMSAEQRDKIRQERQSAEAKYQETSGPPDLAAECRRETALAGWQRVLRCADEGPRTQPQFDLYLNDLWANRNRVLRRFQQASRTVLIRGRVDRRLRILRTSQQGNRASESGQDEVAPISARQEEVAPISTRQEEVAPLSAQLVHFYEFPPSVTETNDLMLQDLVSSPPRPPATSLRVQLSFQDLRVPQHFRLMGYETVRSRVVSSVYQSCHLARPLRRGAEDELIAEMPNAHTAPQSQEQSIRREAEGQGLRPPETLLNPPDFHPMHVFNPAPGIVAFKRSLPYSEIDLNHHLCPLSKYPGRQEGAGGVDRKEIIRGFMTWKKFPAASLCVPLSGSRDSTTRWCDPFSLDLLPQSAPPALNDLPAKDKENVAPRDGDDTEAKVRLTLDMLRAEFPTLEIGAAFEKLDTCGSPLPSEGLSLMDKVQGNLKQMKDLSHCHRLILD; this is translated from the exons ATGGAGGTCGCAACATTTGCCAACTACAACATTTCCAAACAGAAAAAAGTCTTATTCCCATCACCCGctgcacccccatcatcctcagctCCCCTTAACAGCTTTGTGGAAAAGGATGTGCGAGCGGTGCCCAACCACCTCCTGGAGTCAA GGGTGTACATGACGTTGGGCAGTAATGTCTCCATCGCTGCCGACCCTGGAACTCTCCATTTTGCAGCATTTGAAGTAGGGAAATGTCATCACCGAACCCTA AGACTGGTGAACCTGTCATCTGAGGTGTCGGGGGTCCACATCATCCCACCGCAGAGCCCCTATTTCACCATCAACTACCGGAAGGCA AGCAGACTGGCCCCGGGATTGGCTCTTCAGGTCGATGTTCAGTTTGTGGCAGATGAATGGAGATATTACTACGACTGCATCCGCATCCACTGCAAG GGTGAGGAGACGCTGCTGGTTCCTCTTCATGCCTTTCCCTCCATGGAGCTGCTGCACTTTCCATCTCACATCACACTATCAGATGTGGCCCTCGGGCAGAG CGCGCACTACATCCTCCAGCTGCGCTCCACGTGTCCGGTAGACTTTGAATTCTGCATCATTTGTTCTCAGCCGCACAAGGACTTTGAAATCTGGCCAACATCAG GGATGGTTCCAGGTGCCGGGGAGGTGGATGTGACGGTCACCTATACTCCGTCCAGTTATGGCACTGCTCAGATAACACTGGAGCTGCTAATCTCTGAATTCAATGCTAAACCCCGTCTCTGTGTGGTGTCCGGCACATGTTCTCCCAAATGGACTGTAAA GAAGGAGCAGCCAAAGGACGTCCAAGTCCCACCCAAGAGAAGACCCCAAGGCAGCCAGAGACCGTCATTTGAGGGCTCACGTAAGAAGCGCCAACTGCAGAGTCTGCAGCAGAACGCCTGCCAG GTCACAGAATTCCAGAACCTGAGATCTCCCATCAATCTGTCCAATCCCCACGCCGTGTCCACAGTGTTGAACCAGAAACTGGAGGAGCGGAGGGTCAGAGACCTGCACCCAG GTTCGGAAAAGGTTCAGACTCGCCAGGAGAAGGAGACGTGGTTGCAGCAGGTCATCCAGCGCGatgtggcagaggaagaggccAACCAGCTGCGATG GCAGGTCCACCTTGGCCATGACCCCATGTCTGCAGAACAGCGTGACAAGATAAGGCAGGAGCGTCAGAGTGCTGAGGCTAAGTACCAG GAGACGAGTGGCCCCCCGGacctggctgcagagtgcaggaGGGAGACAGCGCTAGCGGGATGGCAGCGGGTGCTGCGCTGTGCAGATGAG GGTCCCAGGACACAGCCGCAGTTTGACCTCTATCTGAATGACCTTTGGGCTAATAGGAATCGAGTTCTGAGGCGCTTCCAGCAAGCATCGCGCACG GTTCTGATACGAGGCAGAGTGGACCGCCGGCTCCGAATCTTAAGGACCTCACAGCAAGGGAACAGAGCGAGTG AGAGCGGTCAGGATGAGGTCGCCCCGATATCTGCCCGCCAGGAGGAGGTCGCCCCGATATCTACCCGCCAGGAGGAGGTCGCCCCGTTATCCGCCCAACTGGTCCACTTCTACGAGTTCCCTCCTTCTGTTACTGAGACCAATGATTTG ATGCTCCAGGACCTCGTGTCTTCTCCACCCAGACCTCCAGCCACATCGCTCAGAGTCCAGCTCTCCTTCCAGGACCTAAGG GTGCCCCAGCACTTCAGACTGATGGGATATGAGACAGTGAGGAGTCGTGTAGTATCTTCCGTGTACCAGTCCTGTCACCTAGCACGACCCCTGAGGAGAGGGGCTGAG GATGAATTGATAGCAGAGATGCCCAAtgcccacacagcaccccagAGCCAGGAGCAGAGCATCCGGAGAGAAGCTGAAGGCCAGGGGCTGAGGCCCCCCGAGACCCTGCTGAATCCCCCAGATTTTCATCCAATGCATGTgttt AATCCGGCTCCTGGAATTGTGGCCTTCAAGAGATCCCTCCCCTACTCGGAAATCGACCTGAACCACCACCTGTGCCCGCTGTCCAAGTACCCGGGCCGGCAGGAGGGCGCAGGAGGCGTGGATCGGAAG GAAATCATTAGAGGATTCATGACCTGGAAGAAGTTCCCGGCTGCCTCCCTGTGTGTCCCCCTTTCAGGGTCTAGGGACAGCACCACCCGCTG GTGTGACCCCTTCAGCCTGGATCTGCTCCCTCAGAGCGCACCCCCAGCTCTCAATGATTTACCAGCAAAGGACAAGGAGAACGTGGCCCCCAG GGATGGAGATGACACAGAGGCAAAGGTGCGACTGACACTGGACATGCTGAGGGCAGAATTCCCAACACTGGAGATCGGAGCTGCATTTGAGAAGCT
- the CFAP221 gene encoding cilia- and flagella-associated protein 221 isoform X2, producing MEVATFANYNISKQKKVLFPSPAAPPSSSAPLNSFVEKDVRAVPNHLLESRVYMTLGSNVSIAADPGTLHFAAFEVGKCHHRTLRLVNLSSEVSGVHIIPPQSPYFTINYRKASRLAPGLALQVDVQFVADEWRYYYDCIRIHCKGEETLLVPLHAFPSMELLHFPSHITLSDVALGQSAHYILQLRSTCPVDFEFCIICSQPHKDFEIWPTSGMVPGAGEVDVTVTYTPSSYGTAQITLELLISEFNAKPRLCVVSGTCSPKWTVKKEQPKDVQVPPKRRPQGSQRPSFEGSRKKRQLQSLQQNACQVTEFQNLRSPINLSNPHAVSTVLNQKLEERRVRDLHPGSEKVQTRQEKETWLQQVIQRDVAEEEANQLRWQVHLGHDPMSAEQRDKIRQERQSAEAKYQETSGPPDLAAECRRETALAGWQRVLRCADEGPRTQPQFDLYLNDLWANRNRVLRRFQQASRTVLIRGRVDRRLRILRTSQQGNRASESGQDEVAPISARQEEVAPISTRQEEVAPLSAQLVHFYEFPPSVTETNDLMLQDLVSSPPRPPATSLRVQLSFQDLRVPQHFRLMGYETVRSRVVSSVYQSCHLARPLRRGAEDELIAEMPNAHTAPQSQEQSIRREAEGQGLRPPETLLNPPDFHPMHVFNPAPGIVAFKRSLPYSEIDLNHHLCPLSKYPGRQEGAGGVDRKEIIRGFMTWKKFPAASLCVPLSGSRDSTTRWCDPFSLDLLPQSAPPALNDLPAKDKENVAPRDGDDTEAKVRLTLDMLRAEFPTLEIGAAFEKLSEVTTAEQEDKMGDILCILY from the exons ATGGAGGTCGCAACATTTGCCAACTACAACATTTCCAAACAGAAAAAAGTCTTATTCCCATCACCCGctgcacccccatcatcctcagctCCCCTTAACAGCTTTGTGGAAAAGGATGTGCGAGCGGTGCCCAACCACCTCCTGGAGTCAA GGGTGTACATGACGTTGGGCAGTAATGTCTCCATCGCTGCCGACCCTGGAACTCTCCATTTTGCAGCATTTGAAGTAGGGAAATGTCATCACCGAACCCTA AGACTGGTGAACCTGTCATCTGAGGTGTCGGGGGTCCACATCATCCCACCGCAGAGCCCCTATTTCACCATCAACTACCGGAAGGCA AGCAGACTGGCCCCGGGATTGGCTCTTCAGGTCGATGTTCAGTTTGTGGCAGATGAATGGAGATATTACTACGACTGCATCCGCATCCACTGCAAG GGTGAGGAGACGCTGCTGGTTCCTCTTCATGCCTTTCCCTCCATGGAGCTGCTGCACTTTCCATCTCACATCACACTATCAGATGTGGCCCTCGGGCAGAG CGCGCACTACATCCTCCAGCTGCGCTCCACGTGTCCGGTAGACTTTGAATTCTGCATCATTTGTTCTCAGCCGCACAAGGACTTTGAAATCTGGCCAACATCAG GGATGGTTCCAGGTGCCGGGGAGGTGGATGTGACGGTCACCTATACTCCGTCCAGTTATGGCACTGCTCAGATAACACTGGAGCTGCTAATCTCTGAATTCAATGCTAAACCCCGTCTCTGTGTGGTGTCCGGCACATGTTCTCCCAAATGGACTGTAAA GAAGGAGCAGCCAAAGGACGTCCAAGTCCCACCCAAGAGAAGACCCCAAGGCAGCCAGAGACCGTCATTTGAGGGCTCACGTAAGAAGCGCCAACTGCAGAGTCTGCAGCAGAACGCCTGCCAG GTCACAGAATTCCAGAACCTGAGATCTCCCATCAATCTGTCCAATCCCCACGCCGTGTCCACAGTGTTGAACCAGAAACTGGAGGAGCGGAGGGTCAGAGACCTGCACCCAG GTTCGGAAAAGGTTCAGACTCGCCAGGAGAAGGAGACGTGGTTGCAGCAGGTCATCCAGCGCGatgtggcagaggaagaggccAACCAGCTGCGATG GCAGGTCCACCTTGGCCATGACCCCATGTCTGCAGAACAGCGTGACAAGATAAGGCAGGAGCGTCAGAGTGCTGAGGCTAAGTACCAG GAGACGAGTGGCCCCCCGGacctggctgcagagtgcaggaGGGAGACAGCGCTAGCGGGATGGCAGCGGGTGCTGCGCTGTGCAGATGAG GGTCCCAGGACACAGCCGCAGTTTGACCTCTATCTGAATGACCTTTGGGCTAATAGGAATCGAGTTCTGAGGCGCTTCCAGCAAGCATCGCGCACG GTTCTGATACGAGGCAGAGTGGACCGCCGGCTCCGAATCTTAAGGACCTCACAGCAAGGGAACAGAGCGAGTG AGAGCGGTCAGGATGAGGTCGCCCCGATATCTGCCCGCCAGGAGGAGGTCGCCCCGATATCTACCCGCCAGGAGGAGGTCGCCCCGTTATCCGCCCAACTGGTCCACTTCTACGAGTTCCCTCCTTCTGTTACTGAGACCAATGATTTG ATGCTCCAGGACCTCGTGTCTTCTCCACCCAGACCTCCAGCCACATCGCTCAGAGTCCAGCTCTCCTTCCAGGACCTAAGG GTGCCCCAGCACTTCAGACTGATGGGATATGAGACAGTGAGGAGTCGTGTAGTATCTTCCGTGTACCAGTCCTGTCACCTAGCACGACCCCTGAGGAGAGGGGCTGAG GATGAATTGATAGCAGAGATGCCCAAtgcccacacagcaccccagAGCCAGGAGCAGAGCATCCGGAGAGAAGCTGAAGGCCAGGGGCTGAGGCCCCCCGAGACCCTGCTGAATCCCCCAGATTTTCATCCAATGCATGTgttt AATCCGGCTCCTGGAATTGTGGCCTTCAAGAGATCCCTCCCCTACTCGGAAATCGACCTGAACCACCACCTGTGCCCGCTGTCCAAGTACCCGGGCCGGCAGGAGGGCGCAGGAGGCGTGGATCGGAAG GAAATCATTAGAGGATTCATGACCTGGAAGAAGTTCCCGGCTGCCTCCCTGTGTGTCCCCCTTTCAGGGTCTAGGGACAGCACCACCCGCTG GTGTGACCCCTTCAGCCTGGATCTGCTCCCTCAGAGCGCACCCCCAGCTCTCAATGATTTACCAGCAAAGGACAAGGAGAACGTGGCCCCCAG GGATGGAGATGACACAGAGGCAAAGGTGCGACTGACACTGGACATGCTGAGGGCAGAATTCCCAACACTGGAGATCGGAGCTGCATTTGAGAAGCT
- the CFAP221 gene encoding cilia- and flagella-associated protein 221 isoform X3, with amino-acid sequence MELLHFPSHITLSDVALGQSAHYILQLRSTCPVDFEFCIICSQPHKDFEIWPTSGMVPGAGEVDVTVTYTPSSYGTAQITLELLISEFNAKPRLCVVSGTCSPKWTVKKEQPKDVQVPPKRRPQGSQRPSFEGSRKKRQLQSLQQNACQVTEFQNLRSPINLSNPHAVSTVLNQKLEERRVRDLHPGSEKVQTRQEKETWLQQVIQRDVAEEEANQLRWQVHLGHDPMSAEQRDKIRQERQSAEAKYQETSGPPDLAAECRRETALAGWQRVLRCADEGPRTQPQFDLYLNDLWANRNRVLRRFQQASRTVLIRGRVDRRLRILRTSQQGNRASESGQDEVAPISARQEEVAPISTRQEEVAPLSAQLVHFYEFPPSVTETNDLMLQDLVSSPPRPPATSLRVQLSFQDLRVPQHFRLMGYETVRSRVVSSVYQSCHLARPLRRGAEDELIAEMPNAHTAPQSQEQSIRREAEGQGLRPPETLLNPPDFHPMHVFNPAPGIVAFKRSLPYSEIDLNHHLCPLSKYPGRQEGAGGVDRKEIIRGFMTWKKFPAASLCVPLSGSRDSTTRWCDPFSLDLLPQSAPPALNDLPAKDKENVAPRDGDDTEAKVRLTLDMLRAEFPTLEIGAAFEKLDTCGSPLPSEGLSLMDKVQGNLKQMKDLSHCHRLILD; translated from the exons ATGGAGCTGCTGCACTTTCCATCTCACATCACACTATCAGATGTGGCCCTCGGGCAGAG CGCGCACTACATCCTCCAGCTGCGCTCCACGTGTCCGGTAGACTTTGAATTCTGCATCATTTGTTCTCAGCCGCACAAGGACTTTGAAATCTGGCCAACATCAG GGATGGTTCCAGGTGCCGGGGAGGTGGATGTGACGGTCACCTATACTCCGTCCAGTTATGGCACTGCTCAGATAACACTGGAGCTGCTAATCTCTGAATTCAATGCTAAACCCCGTCTCTGTGTGGTGTCCGGCACATGTTCTCCCAAATGGACTGTAAA GAAGGAGCAGCCAAAGGACGTCCAAGTCCCACCCAAGAGAAGACCCCAAGGCAGCCAGAGACCGTCATTTGAGGGCTCACGTAAGAAGCGCCAACTGCAGAGTCTGCAGCAGAACGCCTGCCAG GTCACAGAATTCCAGAACCTGAGATCTCCCATCAATCTGTCCAATCCCCACGCCGTGTCCACAGTGTTGAACCAGAAACTGGAGGAGCGGAGGGTCAGAGACCTGCACCCAG GTTCGGAAAAGGTTCAGACTCGCCAGGAGAAGGAGACGTGGTTGCAGCAGGTCATCCAGCGCGatgtggcagaggaagaggccAACCAGCTGCGATG GCAGGTCCACCTTGGCCATGACCCCATGTCTGCAGAACAGCGTGACAAGATAAGGCAGGAGCGTCAGAGTGCTGAGGCTAAGTACCAG GAGACGAGTGGCCCCCCGGacctggctgcagagtgcaggaGGGAGACAGCGCTAGCGGGATGGCAGCGGGTGCTGCGCTGTGCAGATGAG GGTCCCAGGACACAGCCGCAGTTTGACCTCTATCTGAATGACCTTTGGGCTAATAGGAATCGAGTTCTGAGGCGCTTCCAGCAAGCATCGCGCACG GTTCTGATACGAGGCAGAGTGGACCGCCGGCTCCGAATCTTAAGGACCTCACAGCAAGGGAACAGAGCGAGTG AGAGCGGTCAGGATGAGGTCGCCCCGATATCTGCCCGCCAGGAGGAGGTCGCCCCGATATCTACCCGCCAGGAGGAGGTCGCCCCGTTATCCGCCCAACTGGTCCACTTCTACGAGTTCCCTCCTTCTGTTACTGAGACCAATGATTTG ATGCTCCAGGACCTCGTGTCTTCTCCACCCAGACCTCCAGCCACATCGCTCAGAGTCCAGCTCTCCTTCCAGGACCTAAGG GTGCCCCAGCACTTCAGACTGATGGGATATGAGACAGTGAGGAGTCGTGTAGTATCTTCCGTGTACCAGTCCTGTCACCTAGCACGACCCCTGAGGAGAGGGGCTGAG GATGAATTGATAGCAGAGATGCCCAAtgcccacacagcaccccagAGCCAGGAGCAGAGCATCCGGAGAGAAGCTGAAGGCCAGGGGCTGAGGCCCCCCGAGACCCTGCTGAATCCCCCAGATTTTCATCCAATGCATGTgttt AATCCGGCTCCTGGAATTGTGGCCTTCAAGAGATCCCTCCCCTACTCGGAAATCGACCTGAACCACCACCTGTGCCCGCTGTCCAAGTACCCGGGCCGGCAGGAGGGCGCAGGAGGCGTGGATCGGAAG GAAATCATTAGAGGATTCATGACCTGGAAGAAGTTCCCGGCTGCCTCCCTGTGTGTCCCCCTTTCAGGGTCTAGGGACAGCACCACCCGCTG GTGTGACCCCTTCAGCCTGGATCTGCTCCCTCAGAGCGCACCCCCAGCTCTCAATGATTTACCAGCAAAGGACAAGGAGAACGTGGCCCCCAG GGATGGAGATGACACAGAGGCAAAGGTGCGACTGACACTGGACATGCTGAGGGCAGAATTCCCAACACTGGAGATCGGAGCTGCATTTGAGAAGCT